A part of Bacillus horti genomic DNA contains:
- a CDS encoding carbohydrate ABC transporter permease, translated as MKGDKLFITLFLLPMVIITGVFLYYPFFNGIIKSFYQSNGFFNSTFIGLDNYARLFKDEVIRIATFNSLEIMLYAVIFQVGIALILAVLVDSIKFGRGFFRTSFFFPVVISGAAIGLLFTLIYGYNYGMLNGILVNLGLERVLWINEKTSLLAVAIPTVWQYVGFYFVILLTAILKIPSDYYEAAKLDGITGFKRMVYITIPLIWSDIKICIILAITGAFRVFEMVYIITKGGPFNTSEVLGTYMYRKAITDQAFGYGATIAVYIVILGVALALITNRLLKREQVTY; from the coding sequence GTGAAGGGCGATAAACTGTTTATTACTCTATTTTTATTACCGATGGTGATCATTACAGGCGTTTTTCTCTATTATCCTTTTTTTAACGGAATAATAAAAAGCTTTTATCAATCAAACGGTTTTTTTAACTCGACGTTTATCGGTTTGGACAACTATGCACGTCTGTTCAAGGATGAAGTTATTCGCATTGCCACGTTTAATTCCCTTGAGATCATGCTCTACGCCGTTATTTTTCAGGTAGGTATCGCCTTGATTCTGGCGGTGTTGGTGGACTCAATTAAGTTTGGCAGGGGATTTTTCAGAACATCCTTTTTCTTCCCTGTTGTGATCTCAGGAGCGGCTATTGGTTTATTGTTCACGCTAATCTACGGCTACAACTACGGAATGCTCAACGGCATCCTAGTGAATCTAGGCTTAGAACGGGTACTGTGGATTAATGAAAAAACGTCTCTCCTTGCTGTTGCAATTCCAACGGTGTGGCAGTATGTCGGCTTCTATTTCGTCATCCTCCTGACGGCTATTTTAAAAATTCCTAGCGACTATTATGAAGCGGCTAAGCTGGACGGGATCACAGGCTTTAAACGAATGGTGTACATCACCATCCCCTTGATTTGGAGCGATATCAAAATCTGTATCATTTTAGCCATTACAGGTGCTTTTAGGGTGTTTGAAATGGTTTATATTATTACGAAAGGGGGACCATTCAACACCTCGGAGGTATTAGGGACCTATATGTATCGGAAAGCCATAACTGATCAAGCGTTTGGATACGGGGCAACGATCGCTGTGTATATCGTGATTCTTGGTGTAGCACTGGCACTGATCACAAATCGCTTATTGAAACGAGAACAGGTTACATATTAA
- a CDS encoding ABC transporter substrate-binding protein, with the protein MKKSLMLTVAMLLVFAVFLGACSGNGNEITNSNVEGDSGGGEDTSQASGDTIDLHLITMFGGTDPATDVFKKSLEEFTQKHQNVKITEESLTSGDEFRTKVFASFSSDSEPDVTFFFTGADSRNIIDAGKVVPFDELLKADTAWADGLSPAALDQVREADGQLFAVPLTGYYEGLIVNKKLFEDHGLDLPTDWDKFETAIKTFAENGIVPLAGSLDESYYLVEHYILSAGGPEGNTAGLKDGIHESWITGLNKIKEHYELGAFPKDTHTINDSMAQNLYQQEQAAMMVNGSWALGGLSEEVMANTTVLPFPVMPGGKATYGDLVAGFGSGYFLSKKSHEDESKQETALELIKFLTSKEIVKAFAEANGGVPAANVEVEGLSSAALDGHKMVQEANSLSYPIDSQISPEAFTHIRTNLPHIAVGRKTAEEVLQEAKDIEDSK; encoded by the coding sequence TTGAAAAAAAGTTTAATGCTGACCGTAGCCATGCTTCTAGTGTTCGCTGTATTTCTAGGAGCTTGCTCAGGAAACGGAAATGAAATTACAAATTCTAACGTAGAGGGGGATAGCGGAGGAGGGGAGGATACGAGCCAAGCTTCTGGCGATACGATTGACCTACATCTGATCACGATGTTTGGAGGAACAGATCCTGCCACTGACGTATTTAAAAAATCTCTGGAGGAGTTCACCCAAAAACATCAGAACGTCAAGATTACAGAGGAGTCTTTAACGTCAGGTGATGAGTTTAGAACGAAGGTTTTTGCCAGCTTCTCTAGTGACAGCGAGCCCGATGTCACGTTCTTTTTTACAGGTGCTGATTCAAGGAACATTATTGATGCAGGAAAGGTTGTTCCTTTTGACGAGCTTTTGAAAGCGGATACAGCTTGGGCAGATGGCTTATCTCCAGCCGCTTTGGACCAGGTGCGGGAAGCGGATGGACAGCTTTTTGCCGTTCCACTGACAGGCTATTATGAGGGCTTGATTGTAAACAAAAAATTATTCGAGGATCACGGGCTTGACCTGCCGACTGATTGGGATAAATTCGAAACGGCCATCAAGACGTTCGCTGAAAATGGAATTGTCCCACTTGCCGGTTCCTTGGATGAATCCTATTACCTTGTTGAGCATTACATCCTATCAGCAGGCGGTCCTGAAGGGAATACGGCCGGGTTAAAGGACGGAATTCATGAGAGCTGGATCACTGGCTTGAACAAAATTAAAGAGCATTATGAATTGGGTGCCTTTCCTAAAGACACGCATACGATAAACGATTCTATGGCCCAGAATCTATACCAGCAGGAGCAAGCGGCGATGATGGTGAATGGCTCATGGGCACTAGGCGGACTGTCTGAGGAAGTGATGGCGAATACTACCGTTCTGCCATTCCCTGTTATGCCAGGCGGGAAGGCCACGTATGGCGATCTTGTGGCCGGCTTTGGTTCAGGATATTTTCTAAGCAAAAAATCCCATGAGGATGAGAGTAAGCAAGAAACGGCCTTGGAGCTGATTAAGTTTTTGACCTCCAAAGAGATTGTTAAAGCGTTTGCTGAAGCTAACGGAGGGGTGCCTGCTGCCAACGTTGAAGTAGAGGGATTATCAAGTGCGGCTCTTGATGGACACAAAATGGTGCAGGAGGCCAACTCCCTATCTTACCCGATAGATTCCCAAATTTCTCCTGAGGCGTTTACCCATATTCGAACAAACCTCCCGCATATTGCTGTTGGTAGAAAAACAGCTGAAGAAGTGTTGCAGGAAGCTAAGGATATTGAGGATAGCAAATAG